From a single Streptomyces sp. NBC_01264 genomic region:
- a CDS encoding tyrosine-protein phosphatase: MTATPAKTVANLRDLGGTPLAGGRTVRPGLVLRSGQLDRLDLDVDRVVAALGIGTVIDFRTGVERGEHPDQVPAGARLLIADALADKMAADGSRDGGPGKIPAAQLKDILSDPVVAEEHLGGGKAQALFTSLYRSLVSSASAQAAYRLLLTELADPQAGPLLFHCTAGKDRTGWGATVILSLLGADDETLMSEYLSVNPAVRIAFAPMIEGFTAAGGDPDIALALIGVFPSYLEAALDEVNTRYGSMEKYVREGLGVPDETIEALRTRLIA; the protein is encoded by the coding sequence CGTCGCCAACCTCCGGGACCTCGGCGGCACCCCGCTCGCCGGGGGCCGCACCGTCCGCCCGGGTCTCGTGCTGCGCTCCGGCCAGCTCGACCGGCTCGACCTCGACGTCGACCGGGTGGTGGCCGCGCTGGGCATCGGCACCGTCATCGACTTCCGGACCGGCGTGGAACGCGGCGAACACCCCGACCAGGTGCCGGCCGGTGCCCGGCTGCTCATAGCCGACGCCCTGGCCGACAAGATGGCCGCCGACGGCAGCCGTGACGGCGGCCCGGGGAAGATTCCCGCCGCCCAGCTCAAGGACATCCTGTCCGACCCGGTGGTCGCGGAGGAGCACCTCGGCGGCGGCAAGGCGCAGGCCCTGTTCACCAGCCTCTACCGCTCCCTGGTCAGCTCCGCCTCCGCGCAGGCCGCGTACCGGCTGCTGCTCACCGAGCTCGCCGACCCGCAGGCCGGGCCGCTGCTCTTCCACTGCACGGCGGGCAAGGACCGTACGGGCTGGGGCGCGACCGTGATCCTGTCGCTGCTCGGCGCGGACGACGAGACGCTGATGAGCGAGTACCTGTCGGTCAACCCGGCGGTGCGGATCGCCTTCGCCCCGATGATCGAAGGCTTCACGGCGGCCGGCGGCGACCCGGACATCGCGCTGGCCCTGATCGGCGTCTTTCCCTCCTACCTGGAGGCCGCGCTGGACGAGGTGAACACGCGCTACGGCTCGATGGAGAAGTACGTGCGCGAGGGCCTCGGCGTCCCCGACGAAACGATCGAGGCACTGCGCACCCGCCTGATCGCGTAG